A window of Myxococcus stipitatus genomic DNA:
GCGGTAGCCGTACCGGTCCTGGTGCAGGAGCAGGCCCTCCTCGTCGGAGTGGCCGGAGTAGTAGATGAGCGCCTCGGTGCGCGCGCCGGTGCCCTTCGCCGCGGAGATCATCGCCTTGAAGCGCGTGAGCGCGGCCTCCAGCGCCGCGCGGTCGCCCTCCAACATCATGAGCTGGTCCTGGGGCTGCACCCCGCCCAGCTCGCCCAGCACCTGCGCGAACGAACGCGCGTCCGTCACGGCGTAGCGCAGCTTCGCCCGACCGGGCCCGCCGTCGTTGACGCCGACGAGCAACGCCAACCGGCGCACCGGGGCGGACGCGTCCGCGGTGGACGGGGCCGCGGAGGCCAGGACGGGGAGCAGCAGGGACAGGAACAGGAAAGACCGCGCCATCACGGCACCTTCTCCAACGTGAAGGATGTCTGGGCCAGGGTATCCGGAAGCGGCAGCGGATGGGTGCCTGCTTCGCCGGGCTGACGGGCCAGCAGGCGCGCCGCCTCCAGGACGGCGCCCACATCCAGGGGCGCGTCCGACGTGACGAAGAAGAAGCGCTCGAAGGCCGGCGCGTCGTCCAGCTCGTACGAGTGGGCCAGGGACACCGCGCCGCCGGGCTTCAGCGCCGTCGCGCCCACCGGCGAGGCGGGAAAGTGCAGCGTCACCGCGCCCCGCCCGTCCACGGAGACGACGACGCCGTGCCGCCGGCCTCCCGCGAGGTAGCTCACCTGGAGCAGGTCGCCCGCATGGGCCGGCGCGTGGTCCGTCAGGAGCTCCGGCGCCCCCAGGCCCACGCCCTGGCGGTACAGGAGCAGCCGCGCGTCGCCCTTGATTCCCGCCGTCTCCAAGAGCTCGATGCGGGCCTGGGGGAACAGGGACGGCTCCACGTCCTCGCGAGGCGCGGACAGGAACAGCAGCACCAGCGACGCGACCACGGGGACGCCCAAGGCCAGGCCCTGCCAGTCCTGGCGCCCGGGGCCGCGCGCCGCGTCCGCTCGCGCCCGGGCGAGCCGCTCGCGCCGCGCCACCTCCGCGGCCACGGCCTCCGGCGGGTGGTCCGTCAACGTCCGCTCGGAATCCGCCGCCAGTCGCGCGAGCCGCTCCCGGCCATCCGGCTCCCGCTCCAGTCGGACGCGGGCGGCGGCGAGCGCCTCCGGGTGCAGCTCGCCCAGGGCGATGCGCTCCAGCAGCCAGTCAGGGGTGCAAAGGGCCATGCTCACGAAGCCTCCGGCGCGGTGCTCTCGGCCTCTCCACCCAGGCCCCCGCGGCGTCCTCCGGACACCTGAACACCCTCCCGCCGCGGATCTGTCACCCACGCCCCCATCGCCCGCGCCGGGGCGGCGCGCCAGATGTGGCCGGATGTGGGTCGCCCCTCGTTTCAGAAGGAAAGGACCATCAGCTCCTTGTCGACGTAGGCGCCGCCGACCTTCATGGCGTGAGGCTCCACGCCGTAGGTCTGGAACCCCAGGGAGCGATACAGCGCCGCGGCGGACGCGTTGCCGGAGGTGACCGCCAGCTGGACCTGCTCGACGCCCGGCATCTTCCGCGCCTCGGCGACGAGGCTCGTGAGCAGCCGGCGTCCCACGCCGCGCGAGCGGGCCTCGGGCGCCACGTACAGGCCCCAGATGGCGGCCTTGTGCGTCACCTTCGCGCCCAGCTCCCGGCGCACGCCGCCCATGCCCACCAGTCGGGAGCCGTCATAGGCGCCGAGCACCAGCGCGGCGGCCCCACCGTCGAGCTTTGCCCGCAGCACCTCCAGGGGCAGGGCCCCCTCGTCCTCGGGTGACGCCCCGAAGCTCTCCGGGTGGTCGGTCAGCGACGCCAGGCGCAGGGCCCGGAAGGCCGCGACCTCGTCTGGAGTGACTCGGCGGATGACGAGCGCCCCCGGCGTGGTGGCCCAGCCCTCGGCGGCCAGGACCGCGGGGAACCCCGTGGTGAAGTCCGGATAGCGCGGGGTCCAGCCCAGGGCCTTGAGTCGGGAATTGGACACCGCGCGGTCCCCTCGCAGCGTCTCCGGGAGGCTCTCCAGCGGCACCGTGGGCGGCAGGGGCACGTCGAGGTACCGGGCGAGGAAGGAGACCGACTCCAGCTGGGGCGCGGCGCGGTCGTCCGCCACGCAGTACAGGGCCCCGGGCTCGCCCTCCGCGAGCGTGACGCGGATGGCCTGGGTCAGGTCGTCCACGTGGATGCGGGAGATGCGCCCGCCCCGGTCGGGCAGGCGCAGGGTGCCGGCCAGCAGGCGCGTGTGCATGCTGCGTCCCGGGCCGTAGATGCCCGCGATGCGCAGCACCATCGCGCCATGCGGCAGGTAGCGCGACTCGGCCTCGACGCGCGCGAGCGAGCCGGGCGTCGCCACGTCCACCGGCGTGTCCTCGTCCACCACGCCCCGCGCCTTGCCGTAGACGCCGGTGGAGGACAGGTAGACGAGCCTCGCCGCGGGGCGCTCGGTCAACGCGTCGGCGATGCGCGCGTCCAGCCCGGCCTCGGGAGGGATGGAGACGACCACGTGCGCGCCGCCCGTCTGGCGGAGCGCGTCCTCCAGCGTCGCGACCTTGGCCCCCGCGCGCGTCAGCTCTCCTCGGCGTCCGGGGTCGCGCGTCACCGCCAGGACGTCACGCCCCGCCCGAGCCTCCTCGACCGCGAGCCGCGTGAGCGTGTAGCCGGAACCCAGCAGGAGCAGTGGAGGCGTCATGCCCCCCGCGATACCGGGACGCGAGGAGCGATGCAAGCCACCACGACGTGACGCTCACAGCTCCGCGCTGGCGCGCGGATCGATGATGCCGCACTCCTTGATTTTGTAGAGGAGCGCCTTGTAGCTGATGCGCAGCTTGCTCGCCGCGCGCCGCTTGTTCCACGCGGTGCGTTGGAGCATCGCCAGGATGGCCTCGCGCTCGGCCAGCATCGCCGCGCGCTTGCCGATGTCCTTCAGCGACAGCTCCCCGCTGGGCGGGGGTGGAGGCGGAGGCTGCGGCACGTCGAACGGGTTGACGTAGCGCGGCGACGGAATGACCGAATTGATGGGCTCCACCACCGCGGGGGCCGCCGAGGCGTGCGGCGCCGGGGCCGCGCTCCCCCGCGACGGCATCTCCAGCACCTGCACGGACGACGCGGGAGCCCGCGCCGGCTCCTCCGGCAGGCGGATGGCGTAGCCGTCGTCCCCGCCGTAGGCCGTGGGGAGGGACGGCGCGCTCGCCGGGGCCCGGCTGGCGGCGTGCAGTTCGTCGAGCACCAGCGTCGGGTCCTTCAGGACGCACAGCCGGCGGACCATGTTCTCCAGCTCGCGCACGTTGCCGGGCCAGTCGTAGTCGGCGAAGGACTGGAGCACCTCCGTGGGCAGCTCCGACACGCCGCTGATGTAGTGGCGCCCGTACTTCTTCAGGAAGTGGTCGGTCAGCGGCACCACGTCCTCGCGCCGCTCGCGCAGGGGCGGCAGGCGGATGGCCACCACGTTGAGGCGGTAGTACAGGTCCTCGCGGAAGTTGCCGAGCGCGATCTCCTTCTCCAGGTCGCGGTTGGTGGCCACCACCACGCGGCTGTCCACGCGGACGCTCTTCTTGCCGCCGACGCGGAAGAACTCCTCGTCCTGGAGCACCTGGAGCAGCTTGGCCTGCAGCCGGATGGCCATCTCGCCAATCTCGTCCAGGAAGATGGTGCCCTGGTCCGCCAGCTCGAACTTGCCGGGCTTCTCCGCCGTGGCGCCCGTGAAGGCCCCGCGCTCGTGGCCGAACAGCTCGCTCTCCAGCAACTCGCCGGGCAGCGCCGCGCAGTTGACCTTGATGAAGGGCCGGCCCCGCCGCTGGCTGCGCGCGTGGATCTCCCGCGCGATGACCTCCTTGCCCGTGCCGGACTCCCCCAACAACAGCACCGGGACGTTCTCGTTGGCGATGCGCTCCACCAGCGCGCGCGCGCGCCGCATCGACGGGGACGTGGAGATGAGCACCCGGGCATCCGCGGCCGGGTCCACCGCGGGGCGCGCGGCGAGCCCCGGCGGAGCCCCCGGCCGGTCCGGCGCGCGCGCGCCGAGCGCACGCGACAGCGCGTCCTGCAGGTCGTCGTTGCCCAGCGGCTTGGAGAGATAGTCGCTGGCACCCATCTTCATCGCGCGCACCGCGTCGTCCGCGCCCGTCAGGCCGCTGAGCACGATGACGGGCGCGTTGCCGCCCTGCCCCCGGTAGCGGCGCAACACCTCGAGGCCACTCATCTCCGGCATCACCACGTCCAGGAGCACGGCGTCGAAGGAGCCACCCGCGAGCATCTCCAGCGCCTGCGCCCCGCTCGAGGCGCAGCGCACCTGGTAGCCTGCGCTGCCGAGCAGCTCGGACATGAAGGTGCGTACCGACTCCTCGTCATCCACTACCAGCACCGCGATCCGATCCATCCCCTCGCCTCCGCTCGCCCTCTGCATCGACCCTCCACCCATCCTCAAACCGAGAGCCGGGCCACCGACCCGGCCATCCGGCGAAACTC
This region includes:
- a CDS encoding ActD protein — translated: MALCTPDWLLERIALGELHPEALAAARVRLEREPDGRERLARLAADSERTLTDHPPEAVAAEVARRERLARARADAARGPGRQDWQGLALGVPVVASLVLLFLSAPREDVEPSLFPQARIELLETAGIKGDARLLLYRQGVGLGAPELLTDHAPAHAGDLLQVSYLAGGRRHGVVVSVDGRGAVTLHFPASPVGATALKPGGAVSLAHSYELDDAPAFERFFFVTSDAPLDVGAVLEAARLLARQPGEAGTHPLPLPDTLAQTSFTLEKVP
- a CDS encoding GNAT family N-acetyltransferase, with amino-acid sequence MTPPLLLLGSGYTLTRLAVEEARAGRDVLAVTRDPGRRGELTRAGAKVATLEDALRQTGGAHVVVSIPPEAGLDARIADALTERPAARLVYLSSTGVYGKARGVVDEDTPVDVATPGSLARVEAESRYLPHGAMVLRIAGIYGPGRSMHTRLLAGTLRLPDRGGRISRIHVDDLTQAIRVTLAEGEPGALYCVADDRAAPQLESVSFLARYLDVPLPPTVPLESLPETLRGDRAVSNSRLKALGWTPRYPDFTTGFPAVLAAEGWATTPGALVIRRVTPDEVAAFRALRLASLTDHPESFGASPEDEGALPLEVLRAKLDGGAAALVLGAYDGSRLVGMGGVRRELGAKVTHKAAIWGLYVAPEARSRGVGRRLLTSLVAEARKMPGVEQVQLAVTSGNASAAALYRSLGFQTYGVEPHAMKVGGAYVDKELMVLSF
- a CDS encoding sigma-54-dependent transcriptional regulator, translated to MDRIAVLVVDDEESVRTFMSELLGSAGYQVRCASSGAQALEMLAGGSFDAVLLDVVMPEMSGLEVLRRYRGQGGNAPVIVLSGLTGADDAVRAMKMGASDYLSKPLGNDDLQDALSRALGARAPDRPGAPPGLAARPAVDPAADARVLISTSPSMRRARALVERIANENVPVLLLGESGTGKEVIAREIHARSQRRGRPFIKVNCAALPGELLESELFGHERGAFTGATAEKPGKFELADQGTIFLDEIGEMAIRLQAKLLQVLQDEEFFRVGGKKSVRVDSRVVVATNRDLEKEIALGNFREDLYYRLNVVAIRLPPLRERREDVVPLTDHFLKKYGRHYISGVSELPTEVLQSFADYDWPGNVRELENMVRRLCVLKDPTLVLDELHAASRAPASAPSLPTAYGGDDGYAIRLPEEPARAPASSVQVLEMPSRGSAAPAPHASAAPAVVEPINSVIPSPRYVNPFDVPQPPPPPPPSGELSLKDIGKRAAMLAEREAILAMLQRTAWNKRRAASKLRISYKALLYKIKECGIIDPRASAEL